One stretch of Cervus canadensis isolate Bull #8, Minnesota chromosome 5, ASM1932006v1, whole genome shotgun sequence DNA includes these proteins:
- the LOC122441660 gene encoding uncharacterized protein LOC122441660 — protein sequence MGTAAGKRGTKRGAGPAREMPASRGAHCAPTPASPSSNFPATSLEKEDSLKRHPTPGWETWVDFEQIQKARKGGIPGPGTWSFGRLARLEILGKLLKLNLEHLLPSPRPATEQNVNNAPWSCAASKPIPRTHP from the exons ATGGGGACCGCGGCGGGGAAAAGAGGCACCAAGCGGGGCGCCGGACCAGCGCGGGAGATGCCCGCGTCCCGCGGCGCCCACTGCgcccccactcccgcctccccgTCCTCAAACTTTCCAG CTACctcactggaaaaagaagatTCACTGAAGagacaccccactccaggatgGGAGACTTGGGTGGACTTTGAACAGATTCAGAAGGCGAGAAAAGGGGGCATTCCAGGCCCCGGGACATGGAGCTTTGGAAGGCTGGCAAGGCTGGAAATCTTAGGAAAG TTGCTCAAGCTGAACCTGGAGCATCTTCTCCCTTCACCCAGGCCTGCTACAGAACAGAATGTGAACAATGCCCCCTGGAGTTGTGCAGCCAGCAAACCTATACCCCGCACCCACCCTTGA